The DNA region ACTTTAGCGATGCTCGATACCATGAACCACATAAAACCGGATGTCGCTACGGTCTGTGTGGGTATTGCCGCTTCAGGTGCTGCTATTCTTCTTTCTGCTGGTGCCAAAGGTAAAAGATTTGCTCTGCCAAATTCTGAAGTTATGATCCACCAGCCATGGGGTGGGGCGCAAGGTCAAGCAACGGACATAGAAATTACCGCTAAACAAATTTTAAAAACCAGAGACAAATTAAATCAGATTTTAGCCGAACAAACCGGTCAGTCGTTGGAAAAAATCAAAAAAGATGTGGATCGCGACTATTTTATGTCGGCGGAAGAAGCCAAAAAATACGGAATTATAGATAAGATTCACCAACCAAAAAGTTCTTGATTTACTTGCGTCTTGTTCCCTCTTTGTTATACTTAATTTGTCTGTTCTAGGTTTTGCAGGTTGTCCAGTTGGTGCCTGTCGGTCAAAGGTCTGACGCTCAATCGGCTCTAGACCGGCCACCCGCCCTGTGGGGCAAGAAAACGGGTAAAACTGGCTCCTGCGAATACCGGCCCCGGGGCGTTTCCACGCCCCGGGGCTTTTTCCTAGACTTTTTTGAAACTATAGAGTACTATAAAAAAGTACTTTTATTTTTTTAATTTGATGATTTCGCTTCTTTTTAGCTTTTCTTTCGGATTTTTCCTAAATTTTCAGGTCATGTTCAAGAAAAAACCAATCTTACCAAATTCTTTACTTCCTTTTTAGGATTTTTCTGCGTTAGAAAATAGAAAGTTCAGAAGAAAGCGAATTCATTCGCTTTTATGTCGTTAAAAATAGTGTTGCTGTTGCTTATAGCGGCGGGTTTAGCCGGAATCGCTTTTGGCTACTTTTTGCGTTGGATTATTTCACTTGGCAAAAAGGGTTCTGTTGAGCTTGAAATCAAGCAGAGAATTTTTGAAGCTAATACCGAAGCTAAGAAAATTGTTTCGGAAGCTGAAGAAAAAGCCAGAAAATTTCTTGA from Candidatus Paceibacterota bacterium includes:
- the clpP gene encoding ATP-dependent Clp endopeptidase proteolytic subunit ClpP — its product is MLIPTVIEKSQFGERAYDIYSRLLKERIIFLGGPIDDYVANLVIAQLLFLESEDNKKDVSLYINSPGGSVTSTLAMLDTMNHIKPDVATVCVGIAASGAAILLSAGAKGKRFALPNSEVMIHQPWGGAQGQATDIEITAKQILKTRDKLNQILAEQTGQSLEKIKKDVDRDYFMSAEEAKKYGIIDKIHQPKSS